GCAGCAATGGACGGCCAAAGGTGATGTTCAATCCGGAAATCGCCAGCACGATGAAGCAAGTCGCGGTCATCCAATGCACGAAACGCTCGAATGAAGTAAAGCGCACGATGGTTCGGCCGGAACGACCGCTCTCCAATCGCACCATCCCGCGGGTGAGATAGAAGATGATCAGCACAGCCAGCATGCCGAGAATTGCGATGCCGCCAATCCATGGCAGCGCCACGTTCCGGAACTCCCGCCATTCACGGCCTGCCGGCTGTTCAAGCACTCCGGATTTTTCATCCGGAATGCTGACCCGCCCCTGGATCCGGTTCAGTTCTTGCAAGAGCTGTTGCTCCTTGACCGAACTGGCGGTCGGGTTGACCTGCTGGGCAACGGACGGTGAAGCTGCAGAGACGAACAGCACCAGCGCAGCCGCGCCAATGGCGAGCCGAATAAATCGTGCAACACACGCCATACGTTCCTCCCGATTTTGACGCGACAGCAAACCGTTGCGCCGTCAGGACTCGATCGTCTCGCGATAGGCGGTCTTCCAGCCCCAGGCACCGGAGCCGTAGCCGCGCTTCATCACGCGCTCCTTGTAAATCTGGGCGATAATCTCGCCGTCGCCCGCAAGCAGCGACTTCGTTGAGCACATCTCGGCGCAAAGCGGCAGCTTGCCCTCGGCAAGACGGTTCGCACCATATTTCTCGTACTCCTCCTTGCTGCCATCCGCTTCGGGGCCGCCGGCGCAGAAGGTGCATTTGTCCATCTTGCCGCGCGAGCCGAAATTGCCGACCTTCGGGTATTGCGGCGCTCCGAACGGACAGGCGTAGAAGCAATAGCCGCAGCCGATGCACAGATCCTTTGAATGAAGCACGACGCCGTCAGCGGTGGTGTAGATACAGTTCACCGGGCAGACCGCCGCGCAAGGCGCGTCGGTGCAGTGCATGCAGGCCATCGAGATCGAACGCTCGCCCGGTTTGCCGTCGTTGATGGTGACGACGCGGCGCCGATTGATGCCCCATGGCACCTCGTGCTCGTTCTTGCAGGCGGTGACGCAGGCATTGCACTCGATGCAACGGTCGGCGTCGCAGAGGAATTTCATACGTGCCATGATCGTCGCTCCTTATGCTGCCGCGATTTGGCAGAGCGTCACTTTCGGTTCCTG
The DNA window shown above is from Bradyrhizobium sp. ISRA464 and carries:
- the fdh3B gene encoding formate dehydrogenase FDH3 subunit beta, which translates into the protein MARMKFLCDADRCIECNACVTACKNEHEVPWGINRRRVVTINDGKPGERSISMACMHCTDAPCAAVCPVNCIYTTADGVVLHSKDLCIGCGYCFYACPFGAPQYPKVGNFGSRGKMDKCTFCAGGPEADGSKEEYEKYGANRLAEGKLPLCAEMCSTKSLLAGDGEIIAQIYKERVMKRGYGSGAWGWKTAYRETIES